The window GCCACGAAGCAGTTTCTTACAATTATAATTCAAAGGATATCAGAAAGTGCACAGGTCCAAGCTTCAAACGAACAACTGTTCATGGTCTAATATTAGGCTCGGGATATggacaaatttatatattaaagaatgaaagtgacatcctttcttttgttctatGTACGGACGTTcttgaaagttgaaacttGGCCAACAGAAGTTAAAAAGTCAGACAGGAAGACGTTATCTGCTACTAGAATAACAAGTACTCAGGTTAGTCAATTCTAAGACAAAAACATCTTTAGTTGCAAAAACTAATGGGAGGGGggtaagaaagaagaaagggcCTCATATGGTAATAATTAGCTTTACCAATTCGCAGCCATCTAGCAGCCCAACTTCTGGCAGGATCCATGACTGAAATTATCCTGCAAGATATGGAAAAGGGCAGAACAAATGTAAGTGAAATACAGCATGATCATAAGCTGAATATTACttcttttaatattgattGAATCTTTTAAGGTTTCATATAGAAATTTGGTAGATGTCCATTGAAACAACTGAAATTATATGTCATGCCCAACCTTCTATGTATTAAATCATTGATTGACCCAATACcttagtaaatttaatattgtgtCATCTCCCAAGTTAAAACGAATATTAATTGAAGAGTAAATAACATTGCAGGAGTTCGAAAGCAAGTTCTCCTAAACCACACGCtctaatatcatattaaatcACCAAAAGGTTAAGCTAACATTATCCACGTTGGATAGGAGCGTTAATTCCAGAAGAAGACGACAAAcagtaaaacaaaaagagaataaaggaATAGAAAATTATACAAACCCATTAAAATTAGGGGTTGTGCATTCTACAACACGCTCATGGTCTTCGTCCATCTTGAAGAAGGGGCAATTCTCACAGCCCGATTCTCGAAACTGTATGGATGACCAATACTCAATATAACATACAATTCGAGAAGTTCAAAGATCTTAAACTATTAGATATTGAATGCAAGCATTTATAAGAACAACCAAAGATTCTTGAAAAAAGGAGACTGCAGCTCACCTGATCGTAAGTTTTGACAAGACGACAACGAAGACAAGCTCTGAGCTCATGCCCGAAGCTGGTAGGAATTTGAGCAGGTGCGCTTGCCATTACTTCCGATCCCTCCCTGATAGTTTCCAATCACCTACTTGAACCTTCTGCTGATTACTCCAACAAATATTGTCGGTGAGAATCCCCCACTTTAGAAGGGGGAAGAGAAAACTTTTGATAAATGAAGAAGTTACTTGAATGTATGGACGGCGGGGGCGGAGGCAAGGCAGCGGTTcgagggaaaaaaaatgtccGGCGGGCGGCGTCACGGAGGCAGTGCACACTAGGGAACGAATATTAGTACTGACCGCGGGAGGAAGgatgagaaaatgaaatttaaccAAAACATCCTAATATTATAGCTCTAATCCAAGATTCCAAAATgcatttcttccttttgttttcattccCCATC of the Cucumis sativus cultivar 9930 chromosome 3, Cucumber_9930_V3, whole genome shotgun sequence genome contains:
- the LOC101205210 gene encoding transcription elongation factor SPT4 homolog 2 produces the protein MASAPAQIPTSFGHELRACLRCRLVKTYDQFRESGCENCPFFKMDEDHERVVECTTPNFNGIISVMDPARSWAARWLRIGRFVPGCYTLAVSEALPEDLQNLCEEERVQYAPPKRV